Proteins encoded by one window of Mercenaria mercenaria strain notata chromosome 4, MADL_Memer_1, whole genome shotgun sequence:
- the LOC123550897 gene encoding uncharacterized protein LOC123550897 isoform X2 yields MKIIKVGEINYKEWISSYKKAKKEYLQKCAEKGINIDPNFVGREVVLEDVLKYLREEFKGVVLCGISGMGKTSLANQVCGQLMYSKPAWKIIIINQREKSELNELLVELISELSEELCIEEHMQLLSETNTSHLRIQCSILMQELIDRQSNMLILLDNIDGHCDGSTKQNEFCQFMKEILHKIPLTSNVKFLLTVGKKLSNITKISNERNFLFDKQMVEQELKPLTGEDTARVLRKISHKSEKDLPGSVCDGVHSICGGIPFSVSMVGDLIKNGFTADKLLSGLQRQPQTVPMDTFLQKSFQMLETSPQMHELKTLLVRFSVFQTARFNIQAAVSVGFDTEKEVTFRRPGMSVKDPTLRDNMWIKLQQLKSHFLLEVDDAFSSLGRKKRSAEKLYSLHPLVAKYVMSLCREDENLRLERESAKFQFLKHYCTEIEKLGESSDKDPLIARNIMDANMVHIKQFFNIIRQEATLLTKYLPQKDPNKHRKSSSVAVQRRRIWKIADWAISSLERKLFARRQAELEKEGKNLFSYIYWRSLEAESLLTQDRIQQTLQLLDGVTSELGIVTDDTVCSKVDGWNQPPDEEIPAWATFYMVKGRLYFMKSRNNNEKVLHERAMDFLTIAEKLFEGQTKSRKGEVLYSRKYFQTDLADVKNLEGCVFFLMKLYEKSMPCHEAAYNLILKLTGNQLHKNLTEYRSNVAACYHQLALDTDKPEDTAKRSMLFQKALKFYDQSVRNNKQMRCEMMPSQAGTLRNRAEIYYKQELLEKALEDGKHVLKIVRNLYVPPHIEITLALERLAHYHLKIGKKKQKELDVDGQDHLEKAMQYYDEVLMQITNGGLPIENNDARTYRHVRDNHIKVMKLLRYEHRLIEDRVKDYQAFEEGKYNKSIQHNLQHDLDFVPAEFLKKAIEEGAVFVPHKMDDSDSESSETSSSEASHSSSSSKSSSRGAESPNRMMDVDQVIALKRQDSGLEETEMSDEELRHTENSEVVGKDSEKFEKNDMEIDMEGGKIPDRGNLIASGSEEDSVFDKRTDTESKRKTFRKKSSSSLTRQASIDLPDVVEVDESQGDVQVVELREPSTSSFTDSARGSWSSSVSTSSFDSHRRSSTNDSRESWRGSRLSASFGSQKCHETWSSTASDDSTFSGAQKRRENFSNTGSQDSVTSQMGRLLCLEDLEENVDDDAVDKPTAKRKKTDHQ; encoded by the exons GTGTGGTGTTATGTGGTATAAGTGGGATGGGAAAGACGAGCCTGGCCAATCAGGTGTGTGGGCAGCTCATGTACAGTAAACCAGCATGgaaaatcatcatcatcaatcaaag AGAGAAATCCGAACTGAATGAGCTGCTGGTGGAGCTGATATCGGAGCTCAGTGAAGAATTGTGTATAGAAGAACACATGCAACTGCTCTCAGAAACCAACACAAGCCATCTCAGGATACAATGTAGCATACTAATGCAAGAATTGATTGACAGGCAGTCTA aCATGTTGATACTTCTGGACAACATTGATGGACACTGTGATGGAAGCACGAAGCAAAATGAATTTTGTCAATTCATGAAGGAAATTCTACATAAAATTCCTCTCACAAGCAAT GTTAAGTTTCTGTTGACAGTGGGGAAGAAGTTGTCAAATATAACCAAGATTTCAAATGAAAGGaactttttatttgataaacaaatgGTGGAAcaagagctgaaacctttgacagGTGAAGATACTGCTAGAGTTCTACGTAAAATTTCACACAAGTCTGAAAAG gaCCTGCCAGGTTCTGTCTGCGATGGGGTACATTCTATATGCGGAGGAATTCCATTTTCTGTCAGCATGGTTGGAGACCTAATTAAGAATGGCTTTACAGCAGACAAACTTCTCTCGGGCCTTCAGCGTCAGCCACAAACTGTTCCCATGGACACTTTCCTGCAGAAATCATTCCAGATGTTAGAAACTTCTCCTCAGATGCATGAACTGAAAACCCTCCTGGTACGGTTTTCGGTTTTCCAAACTGCTAGATTTAACATCCAGGCCGCTGTATCAGTTGGTTTCGATACTGAGAAAGAGGTAACATTTAGAAGACCTGGAATGAGTGTTAAAGACCCAACGTTGAGAGACAACATGTGGATAAAATTACAACAGTTAAAATCTCATTTCTTACTTGAAGTTGATGATGCCTTCTCTTCGCTAGGTCGGAAAAAGAGGTCAGCTGAAAAATTATACTCATTACATCCACTTGTCGCTAAGTATGTCATGTCACTTTGTAGGGAAGATGAAAATCTCAGGTTAGAGAGAGAATCAGCAAAGTTTCAGTTTTTAAAACACTATTGTACAGAAATAGAAAAATTGGGAGAAAGCTCTGATAAAGATCCTTTGATAGCCAGAAACATTATGGATGCAAATATGGTCCATATCAAgcaattttttaacataattcGTCAAGAAGCAACACTGTTAACTAAATACTTACCACAGAAAGATCCAAACAAACACAGAAAATCTTCGTCAGTTGCTGTTCAGAGACGACGTATTTGGAAAATTGCCGACTGGGCTATATCATCGTTAGAAAGGAAATTATTTGCTAGAAGACAGGCGGAACTTGAAAAGGAAGGCAAAAATTTGTTCAGTTACATCTACTGGCGATCTTTGGAAGCAGAGAGTCTTTTGACTCAAGATAGGATTCAGCAGACACTCCAGCTACTGGATGGTGTAACCTCGGAACTTGGAATAGTCACAGATGATACAGTTTGTTCGAAAGTAGATGGTTGGAACCAGCCACCCGATGAAGAAATACCAGCATGGGCAACCTTTTATATGGTCAAAGGAAGGCTTTATTTCATGAAGAGTCGGAACAATAATGAAAAGGTCCTGCATGAACGAGCAATGGATTTCTTGACAATTGCCGAGAAACTTTTTGAAGGGCAAACAAAATCAAGAAAAGGTGAGGTCCTTTACTCTAGAAAATACTTCCAAACTGATCTCGCTGATGTAAAAAATTTGGAAGGCTGTGTATTTTTTCTGATGAAATTATATGAAAAGTCAATGCCTTGTCACGAAGCAGCATATAATCTTATACTGAAGCTTACTGGGAACCAGCTTCATAAAAATCTGACTGAGTACCGGAGTAATGTAGCAGCATGTTATCATCAGTTGGCACTGGATACAGATAAGCCAGAGGATACAGCAAAAAGAAGTATGCTTTTCCAGAAGGCTCTGAAATTTTATGATCAGTCTG ttaGAAACAATAAGCAGATGAGATGTGAAATGATGCCAAGCCAGGCAGGAACTTTGCGGAATAGAGCTGAAATCTATTACAAGCAAGAGTTGTTAGAGAAGGCGTTAGAAGATGGGAAACATGTGCTGAAAATTGTCAGGAATTTGTATGTGCCACCACATATAGAGATAACACTGGCCCTTGAAAGACTTGCACACTACCACCTTAAAATTGGAAAGAAGAAACAGAAGGAGTTGGATG TGGATGGTCAAGATCATCTAGAAAAAGCCATGCAGTACTATGATGAGGTATTAATGCAGATTACAAATGGAGGGTTACCAATTGAAAACAATGATGCTAGGACATACAGACATGTCAGAG ATAACCATATAAAAGTGATGAAGTTACTGAGGTATGAACATCGTTTGATAGAAGATAGGGTCAAAGACTATCAG GCTTTTGAAGAAGGTAAATACAACAAGAGCATTCAACATAACCTTCAGCATGACCTTGACTTTGTTCCTGCGGAGTTTCTCAAAAAAGCTATTGAAGAGGGTGCAGTGTTTGTCCCTCACAAAATGGATGATTCTGACAGTGAATCTAGCGAGACAAGTTCCAGTGAAGCAAGTCATTCAAGCAGCAGCAGTAAAAGTAGTTCTCGAGGTGCTGAAAGCCCTAACAGAATGATGGATGTTGATCAAGTCATAGCACTAAAGAGACAGGATAGTGGTCTCGAAGAAACCGAAATGAGTGATGAAGAATTAAGACATACTGAGAACTCTGAAGTTGTTGGAAAAGATAgtgaaaaatttgaaaagaatgATATGGAAATCGATATGGAAGGAGGAAAAATACCTGATCGTGGCAATCTAATTGCTAGTGGCTCAGAAGAGGACAGTGTGTTTGATAAAAGAACAGATACTGAGAGTAAGAGAAAGACATTCAGGAAAAAGTCCAGTTCATCCCTCACAAGACAAGCTAGTATTGATTTACCAGATGTGGTTGAAGTAGACGAAAGTCAAGGTGATGTGCAAGTTGTTGAGCTTCGTGAACCATCCACTTCTAGCTTTACAGATTCAGCAAGGGGGTCATGGTCAAGTTCAGTATCTACATCGAGCTTTGATTCTCATAGAAGGTCCTCTACAAATGATTCCAGGGAGTCATGGAGGGGATCTAGACTTTCAGCCAGTTTTGGATCTCAGAAATGCCATGAAACATGGTCGAGCACAGCATCTGATGATAGTACATTTTCTGGAGCTCAGAAAAGGCGTGAAAATTTCTCAAATACAGGGTCCCAGGATAGTGTAACCTCACAGATGGGAAGGTTGCTTTGTCTTGAAGACTTGGAAGAAAATGTTGAtg ATGATGCAGTTGATAAACCAACCGCTAAGCGGAAGAAAACTGACCACCAATGA